gtttggtCTCGCACCCTCCAGCTCGCCGAATTCGTCCTTGCTCAAGTCAGAACCCGGGAAGTCGGCCTCGAGGAGAGGCGGGCTCGAGCGCTCCGCACAGGGGTCTCCCGCGCCCGGCGAGCCCCGGCCCTCGGCCTTCGGCTGCTTGGCCGGCGGCCTCCTGTCCGCCTGGAACCGCCTCTTGGCCGGGAGTCGGCTCGCGTCTTGCCGGTCGTCGTCCGCCTGCGGGACCAGGTCCCTCGTGGCGGCCGCAGCGTCCCCCACTGTGACACGGATGATGTCGCCGGGCTCCGGGGGACTGCGCGGCTCGGCCTTGACCCGCACCTCGGGCCCGGGGGCTGCCCCCGGCCGCTCCGCCGGCTGAGACGCGCTGAAGGACCGGAGGCGGTGCGGCTGCGGGGCCGGGGCCCGGGCGTCGGGGACCGCCGCCTCGCTTGCGTCCCTGGAGGACGGCCCCTGAGAGAAGGCGCCAAGCGAGCTCCCCGCCGCGTCGCCCGAGCCCGAGCAGGAGCCCTGCGGGGGCTGCAGGTCGGCGGCGGGCGCGAAGACGGGGACCTGGCTGTCCATTGACAGCGAGCGGCGGAGGAGGCTCTTGACGAGCGGGCCGCTTCTGTCCACGCCCTGGCCCCCGGGCACCGGCCCCCCGGCCGGGATCACCAGCCCCAGCCTGGAGTAGTAGAGCAGGTTCCTGTCCTCGCCCGGCCCGCCGCCCCGGCCCGCCTCCTTCAGCAGGAAGGGCGTCTCCGGGGCGCCGCGCAGAGACAGCACGGGCGGCCGCGGGCTCCGCAGCGCCAGCTCCACGGCCACGCCTCGGGGGAGCGGAGCGCTGGCGCCCGGCCTCTCGTCCGCGGCCGCCCGGTCCTGCGGCGGCTTCGAAGGCGGCGCCGCGCCCCGCTTGGCCAGGCCGCCTCGGCTCGGCTCCTCCGATGGCCCGGCGAGCTCGGGGGGCCTCGCGAGGCCCGCGGGGCCATCTTTCGGCCGACTCTTCTCAGCTGCTGCCACGTGGTGCGCTGGCTCCGCGGGCTTGGGACCGGGGGCCTTACTGGCGTTGGCCTGGACGGCGATGCCGGGGGAGGGCCGAGGAGGGTGGCTGAGGTCGGCTGGATTCGGACTCACGGGTTTCCCCTGGGCCTCGTTTCTACTTTGACAAACGATGACGCTTCTCTTCTGAGAACTGGTCTCATCGTCTTCCACGAAGGGCTTCTTTCTGCTGGGACACGTTGGAAAGGGGGCCTGGGGCGTCTTAGAAGCGATGTTGGTCAGAAAGGAGATGCCCAGGCTGTAGCCTAGCTCCTGCACAGCAGCAAGGCTGCCTTTCTCCACAAATAAAGACGAAGAATAGATGTAGTTCAGCACGTTGTCGAAAGCATCTGGCTCACAAAAGTCCAGCTGGAACACAGTCTGTGACCCGTTCTCCTGACTTGTGAACAAGCTCTGGAAGTACTCGCTGCTGGCGGCCAGGACGTTCTTATGCGCGCGGAACTTCTGGTCCCCCACGATCAGGAGCACGTCGCACAGCTGCCCTTTGAGGCGCTCCTCGTTGAGGGCGCTCAGGAGAGAGATGGCGTGGGCTGGGTTGATGTAATGCAGCAGCCCCTCCATGCTCAGGCTTACCTGAAAGACAAACGTGCAATCGCCGTGAACAGGGTGGTGAGAAGCTCCCCCAGATGAGGGCTCCTCAAGGGCCAGGAACGTCAGCTGTCTTCTCACAGGTGCCAGTGCTTAGCAGACTGTGGCCCAACAAGAGGTTTCTGGATGAATAATCTGACTTAAATAACAAGGAAAATATACAGAAACAAGTCTCATGGCTTAAGTAGGTCATCAATCATTAaaactgaagaattttaagcacTAAGGTCTGTAACAGGCATTTCCATACCAGCAAAAAAAGGCAGCTAGAAGTTGGCAGGTACGTagagaagcaatatttgaaaacAAGGTTTATTATCCATATTTAGGGCCCATATCCGTTGGAGGCTTAATTCTATCCTTCATTGGCTCAGAGAGTAAGTATGAAGTACCGAACCCCATAAAGTCCGTAATTCTGAAAGGAAAGCAGTTTTATTACTGAATATGATTAAACACAATGTGAATTAACAATAGGCTGTAAAGTAGAGGTCTCAAAAATaggtaagagggcttccctggtggcgcagtggttgagaagtccgcctgccgatgcaggggacacgggttcgtgccccggtccgggaagatcccacatgccatggagcggctgggcccgtgagccatggccgctgagcctgtgcgtctggagcctgtgctccgcaacgggagaggccacaacagtgagaggcccgtgtaccgcaaaaataaataaataaataaattttaaaaataggtaagaaTTTGGAAAGAGGAAAATCATTTGCTAATTACGATTGCATCACAGTGTTTAGCAAAGCttagaaatattaaagaataaaaaagtttgttttctttcttatgctAAACACCTTGCAATCCGAACACTATTTCCTTACCAAATTACACTTTCAACAATAGCACAGTAGAAGCTTTAGCCTGGATCTAGACTTAATTATACTAATTCTAAACTAAGGGGTTTGACTTGAGATTTCACTGAAACTCCCTTCAAATCTAAAGGCCTAGTGGGGGGCTGGTGGCGGGGGTGGGTGTCTACCGAGAGGATGGGGTTGAGATCCTCCCTTGTGGTCCACTAGCATCTCAGATTAGCAGGTCCCTCACGTGAGACGGGTAACAGCTGTGCCCTCCTTTAGGGCTGCTGCGAAAATTACATGAGCCTGTATGTCATACCTAGTAAGGACCTGACAAACGTGCAATT
This Phocoena sinus isolate mPhoSin1 chromosome 4, mPhoSin1.pri, whole genome shotgun sequence DNA region includes the following protein-coding sequences:
- the ZBTB21 gene encoding zinc finger and BTB domain-containing protein 21 — protein: MEGLLHYINPAHAISLLSALNEERLKGQLCDVLLIVGDQKFRAHKNVLAASSEYFQSLFTSQENGSQTVFQLDFCEPDAFDNVLNYIYSSSLFVEKGSLAAVQELGYSLGISFLTNIASKTPQAPFPTCPSRKKPFVEDDETSSQKRSVIVCQSRNEAQGKPVSPNPADLSHPPRPSPGIAVQANASKAPGPKPAEPAHHVAAAEKSRPKDGPAGLARPPELAGPSEEPSRGGLAKRGAAPPSKPPQDRAAADERPGASAPLPRGVAVELALRSPRPPVLSLRGAPETPFLLKEAGRGGGPGEDRNLLYYSRLGLVIPAGGPVPGGQGVDRSGPLVKSLLRRSLSMDSQVPVFAPAADLQPPQGSCSGSGDAAGSSLGAFSQGPSSRDASEAAVPDARAPAPQPHRLRSFSASQPAERPGAAPGPEVRVKAEPRSPPEPGDIIRVTVGDAAAATRDLVPQADDDRQDASRLPAKRRFQADRRPPAKQPKAEGRGSPGAGDPCAERSSPPLLEADFPGSDLSKDEFGELEGARPNKKFKCKHCLKIFRSTAGLHRHVNMYHNPEKPYACDICHKRFHTNFKVWTHCQTQHGIVKNPSPAASSHAVLDEKFQRKLIDIVREREIKKALILKLRRGRPGFQGPGGSPVQAIRRSLRSRAKGAYVCTACGKAYRFLSQLKQHVKMHPGEKALGAGRATRPRERAAPGGPAGGASELYLCRLCNAKLSSLLEQGSHERLCRTATVCPYCSLRFFSPELKREHEGKCEYRKLTCLECMRTFKSAFSIWRHQVEVHNQNSMAPAAGASPPRPDVNGEASGPSRPQALPEPGRAAAASEDDPAGGRGPEPANFDPEDAPCLPEDLRLSRPLKVQVKEEPAEGAEEEAPEPGAAPKDLWPCEKCGKTFPAPKQLERHQELLCSVKPFICHVCSKAFRTNFRLWSHFQSHMAQAAEDPAHREPEVGPGPTGSPSPPPLPPPLPKIQPLEPDSPTGLPENPAPSADTLFAARESETLFYHAPPLSAITFKRQFMCKLCHRTFKTAFSLWSHEQTHS